The nucleotide sequence CACACGCGGCACTCGCTCAATTGCGTCATCAATGCGCCAAGTTTATTTTACAAAATCACATGTGACGTCGTCGCTTGTTTTGCATTGCGAATTTCACTTTTCTTTTGGGGGCAACCGGCGCACGCGCTTTTCCTCCAAGAGCCGCCCAGCTGCACTTTTCGCATTATAAGACATTATATAAGAACAGTCCTTGAATTTAACTCGGAGAAAACCCTGGAAAATCCCTATTTAAAGCTTGCAATTTGCACTTTTCCGAAAGGGGAACACGCGGCTGGGGCATATTGATCGCAAAAGCGCTGCTGGTAATTCCTGGAATTCCACATGATTGAAAAGCGGGCCTCGAATGTGGGCCAAGAGAAAAGCACGCGAAATACAGGTTTCTCGAAAATGGCACTACTAGCACTATGTCACCCATAACCCAGAGCACTTTTAACAATTTTACCGCACTTAATTTACTTAAAACTAGGTAAAATGTGAAATATTTACGTTTCTACAGCCGAAAACTTTTTGCGTTAGTGATGGGGCAAACATATCGATATTAAGTCGTATGTATCGCGCTTTGAAGATATTTATGGTTGCCGCAGCGGTGGTCACactaatttttaatttgtgaCACGAGATGGCGCCACTGAGGGAAGCCTTACCAGGTGTGTCACGTAAAATATATGTAGAAAATTTTCaaagatttaaaatgctttcCGTTACATTAATTTTGAGACATTGTTATCGCCTCtattttttagaaaacaattattataattcGTTTAGAAATGTTAATTTTGTTTACGGCTTATAAAgtacaaaaatgtaaaaatattttttaaggaaGTAACAATTATTCGGCACCAAGGACTCAccaattatttaaattaagatcaaaagctaaatttttttataatcttctattaaattttctttttggAAATTTCTTAATTAAGTAAAAACccttaataaaattttaatagctCCATAAAATTGGATCTGCACAGTAtttatcttttattttatacatttGCGAAAGGAAAACAGTAGCCTGCCCGTTAAACTGAATTATATTCAGGCACCGGTGATGTTCAATCATTACCACCAATTTATCAAACATCCCACATGGATTCCAAGACCAATGGTCACCGCATGACTGAATCAAACTGGAATTCAGCTTGCACTAAACATTTATTTACGAAGCACACTAGTCTGACTAACTTATTAATATCTGCTGTATTGATCCAGACAGTAGCCGGTGATTTGGTCCGATATGCAGTCGAAGACATCAAAAGCCAGATCGCAGCTTTCACCTTTCTTGGGCAGCTCCTTGCGGTTCACTCCGTACCGGGCGGTCATTGTCCGGAGGCAGAGGTTCACGGACCGCAAGGTGGCCATGAAGAACCCGTGCTCGTGGACTCCCTCGGAGTAAAAGTGGACCAGTCCGTCCAAGGTGGGCCAACCCTTCTGGTCGATGGCGTTGTTCTTGGCATAAACGCAATGCAGCAGGCACTGAAAATAGAAAGAAGTCATAGTAAAGGTATTTTATCTGAGGAATGGATtcaaatataagaaaatataacaaatgcacggaaaaaaatggaaatagAGATTTCTTATCAGTTAAAAGACACTTCGGAATTAATACACCTTTGTTCAATCTGCATTTTAATGGAACCTTTGTTCATACAGAACATtcattttaaatgtttaatacCGATATATCTCTTTTTACACATATATTTCATCTATGTATATTAGTTGATATTTTCATGAATGTTTTAAAGTTAGAGATGAATCACCCTACAATAAACTTAAAGGCAGAGACACAGCTATGACTGCTAAACTTCTTTCTGTGTAGGAAGTATAGGGTTTTATGCACATTCAATTTGCTGATGCATAAAGCCAGCTAATGTGTATTAAGTGCCGCCATAAAGTGCGCTTTTCAGCCATCAAATTCAGCATTGCTAGAGGTGTGCGAAAAAATCTCCGCCGGAGGCGTGTGATTATGAATGCAACTGAAAATGCGGCTGCGCTTTTCTTTCGATTGTCTAATAACCCTGACTTTAGGCTTTGCTGGCTGAGCTAAAGTGGGGGTTTTGCCAATTGTTTCTTGGGCTGCCATTGAACTTAATTGAGCGTCGTTTTTGCATTTCATTAACACGAGAAGAAAAGCGATCTACAAGTCTGAGTTTCGAGTGGCTACTTACCCCCGCAATGCGTTTGTCTTCCAAAGGCACCAAAGTGGGATGGTATATGCCCGAACTGGTCGCATCCAGGCGTCGGATGTTCTTCATGAGTCTGGCCATATGACGATGTGGTTCGGGTTCGTCGTAGACTAAATATTCATAGTGGTTGGGGCTGGAAGGATGAACTATGGAAGTGCCACCTGAAACACCGTGAGCCGAGGGCCAGATGAAGTCGATGGAGTCGTCGTGGGGATCGATGGGCggttgcttgtgggacaccTGCTCTTTGAGTATCTCATAAGCCTCTGTGTTTTGGGGATTGAAAAACCTTTTAGAATTGGAAAACTAACAACCGATTTTAGGGCCCACCATTAACCAACTTATTGCGGACCTCATCCTGGCACTCGCCAATCACCGTCTCCACTTTCCTGGCCGTTCTGGGTGGATTCAGGCACTTGTCCTTCTTCGTCTCGAAGCGAATTAGATATTCCACCGCCTCGATCGATGCGATAACCACACTCAAGATATATAACAGTTGTGTAATCCTCATGGCTGTTTGGCGATTAATTGGTCCGATCCGAACGCCTTGGCTGCTGTCAAATGAATGTCCCCCCAAGAAATGACCGCGATGAAAACGAAAGCATTTTCACTTTTTCGAGTCAAACCTGGCCAGGATGGCCCACACTCGCCACTTATGAATTTCCAGTTTGGCTGTATTTTTTGCTCTATGGGTATGTGGTTCAATGGCAAACTGCATTTGCAACTGCCACAACTGGTTGCACATTTCCCATGCGTGCAGTCCGTTAGAAACTTGTCCTTAAAGCCCCAACCACATGCCTTTGAACATGGTCATTGGCAGCGGCCATATATCATGGCTATCCCATATAGCCATATAGCTCTCCGATCGCATTAGGTTTCGTTCCATTGTCTCTGCGGTTGTGCGATTACAATTTGGTTATGTTAGGAACGCACTCGCTTCGATTGAGTGCACAATTAACTGATGGGTGGGGCCCCCAGAAAACTCTTCCGCCTTCTGCCCAATTTGCATAtatggccaaaaaaaaaaaaataaccatTAAGATTATCAAAGGCGGTAGTGGGGCATATGGGCTGGCCAGAACCATAAACTATAAGCAGAACTTAAAGGCAGCCAAGCGGGGCGGTCTAATCAGAGGGCCTGACACATCCCCAAGAGCCAGAACAGCCAAAACAGTCCCAAACAGTCCGTCTAGAACCCAGAACAATGGCCAATAACTGTACTTGGAAGTGGCCAGCGTCGCCACGCTAATTATGCTTCATTAAAATGCCCAAGATCCTAGGCGGAAATTGTCATAAAGTTCTATCTCATCTCCTTCCAGCCGACGGGTAATTGCCTTTAATTGCATAGCTGGCCGAAAATTGCAGCTAAGACACTGACCTAGACTCGCTCTGGATCGAATTTGTAATAAGGCCCGGGTaacggaaaatggaaaattggAAAATTCAATCCCCAGCGCTGAAGTTCAATGTTTAGTGCTTGGATTTTGAGATGGGGAAAGGGGCATTGTCAACAGGAAGCTCTCCAGGTTGCAACTTCGGGGAACAAGAACAACGTGAGCTAATTGACAGACAGCTACACAGGCacgattttccattttccgctGGCCATTTTCCTTCCATCTCCTCCTAGaatcccccccccccccaaacTGGCGAACAAGGAGCCACAAAATAAACAACCCAGCAGGCTGGAGTGCAGCTGCAACAACACTTGCGTGTCCATCATTAGAACAAATTCTCTCACCTGAACTCCCAACTGAACTGAgcaccccccccccccatgATTTTCTTGTAACGCAATTTGCACACAAATGCTGCTGTTTCATCTTCGTGGCTGTGGCTCTTTTCGGTGGGTGGTCAGGTGAGACAAGTGGCGGCAGCACCACTAGCTCCACCAGCACCACCATACAATGCCGCACGAACCGCTCACCGAGTTGGCTGAGAATCGTATTTAAATACGAAGGTCTAACGCTGGATCGCATCAGTCGTCGTCGTCGCGTTGTTCTAGCCGCTAGCTCCTCCTAAATACCATATACACGTATACCATACCATAGTTCAGGTCGGGATCTCAGTTCGGTTTGGGGTTCGATCGGATCTCATCGCATCGCATCGGTTGGGGGaatagaaatttattttgtgaCTGTGCTTGTGACAGGATGCTCGTTTGATGCCCCTTCGATCTCTGCACTGGATTAAAACAAATGCGATTTGAAGATGCTGCACCTGCATCGCCACTTGAATTTCCTTTGGTTCCTCTGCGCTCTACTGGGATACTTTGCGCATCCTGCGAGAGCGGAAATCGAATATAACACCATCAacgaggatggatcttttcaGTTTCGGTATTACGAAGAGTGATTGTGAAGTTTTGATAAGGCTACGAAAGGACTAAAGGCAAAAGTGATATTAAAAATGATCTTTGAGTTAAAGGTCCCGTACCTAACAAGGATATTCTCAAAAGAAAAGGATCATCAAGTgatttttttgcaaaattgttgtttgaataaatttcatttttatgtGATAAGACTTGAAAAGGCCAAATATAGcttaagatatatatatatatttaaaaaacaaatggtTATGATTTTACATCTTGAAAATATGATTGTATTTCTACAAAACATAAATTTCGCAACAGGTTTTTAATGGTGTTTTAACATCTTATTGCTAATTGATCGCTATATTTTTTATAGACCGTTATAAAACTAAGTAGATTTTCGTTAAACTGGATCAGTTACATGTTTATAATATTTACCATCTTAACTTACAATATGTTTATAACACCAAGGACCTCAATACCTAAAGCTTATCCAAAAATTAGTAGTATTTAAGCATTCCAGAGATTGCACTCTTATACTTTTGTAgttcatattttaaaacagattACAATGTTCAATGGAATAGCAATCCATAAAAAGAGAACAACTCAATTACAGTTTTTTAGCAGCCATGGGTCATAAACCTAACAAATCGTCTAATCGGTCAATGATGTTTGCTACCTTACCATCACACCATCACACCCGAGCAAATTTGAGATTTTTAGCACCTCTTTAACGCCTTAACGTTTTGAAACCTCAACAATAACACGCTTCCGACCATCTCTCCCTCTTCAATTCGCACGCATGGGGCAACGCAATTACTTGTGTTTCGATGGAAACTCTACTGGTGCAAATGGATAATGGATATACTGCTACACACCGCTGCTACCGATCGGCCAAAAGACATGCAAATGATGACATTGGCGGCTACTATCACAGCGCCTTGGGCACTCCGGACAACACCGTGCGAGGTCGCTACGGTTCGCGGAGTCCGGCGAGCGGCCAGATCGAGGAGACCGTCTACACAGCCGGACCACGTGGGTGAGTAATCGAAGACGCCCAAGAAGAGTGGGTAAAGTGCGGTggtgcactgagagaaaatatttcaaagttAGGAATTTTTAAGAAGAAAGATAGAAGACTTCTGAACCTTGATCTTTTAGAAAAGCTAAATTcttaacaatttaaatattgTCTATAcgataatatattatattaattattaagCCATTCAAAAATCCGTCGGTGTTTCAAATGTATTAGAAAAATCCATAGaatttttaatggtttttaaaGCAAAGTCTTTGGTTGTAATACAGAGACTAGAAATTTGGTATTGAATTTGCTCGAAACCCCTTACACACACTGGTAACCTTTAAActaaaagtattttaattcttaaaacttaaaaaaaaaatctatatttggtcaaaaaatataaattacatGAAGGTTTCAAGAGGGTACAAATAACGCTTAAGATATTTTTATGATTATAgactaaaattgtttttaatttataaggttcattttaattaaaaaaaaattgtatttttaattgggcactaaataccataaaaaaatataggaAAAAATACTTATCGTTTTCAAAGTTAATGAAGTTGTCAATagtaattgtttttaaattcaaaaagaaTTTGTTCTTAAATCCAAATTAGAAAGGAAGTTCTCATATTCAGTGACTAGTTTTTCAAGTGCATTGGCGTTGGAGGAAGTGGCAGCACAAAGTGAGTTATCTCCCATCGATGTCAGAGTTGAGCTCATATATCAGCGGTTGGCGGCAGGCGGCGGCCACTGAAGCGAATCCACCAAAGCCACCGTTCGGAGTTGGAGCCGTTCTAACACATTGGACGGGTTTTTGTGGCGTTGCCTAAACGTTTTTCCATTACCGTTCGGCTACTGTTGTTTTTTGCAATCTCCGGTAAATTGGTGGAAGCAAAAAGCTGTTAACAAATTGACTGGCCTGAGAGTTGCGAGCAAAAAGTATAGGATTGTGGATTGTAGATGCTCAGCGATAGCGATGATTCTGAATGGGATCGTTCCCTGAGATGTGGGGTAATCAAAGTAACGACGTGCCGGGTTCAGATCGGATCTATATATACACGGAATTGCAGGGCGAATCCGCTTCCGTTGGATGGGAAGCGGTTTACCCAATCCCTCAGTCATTGTGATCGGCAGGTAATTAATCAAAGTCCCATTTCCCATACAGATTTCGCGTGAACGGGCCGAAGATCCATCGGAAAATGGACCTGGCCCAGTATCCGGTACTGCCCCGGGGAAGTCCCGACGATCCGCTGGCCGATCCCTTCGACGATCCATCCTACAGCTTTAGTTTTCGAACACCAGATCAATCACGCAGCGAGGAGAATGATTCGGGCAACAGGATAAGGGGTGAGTTATTGGGGATCGCAATCTATAATCTTCTTGTAATATCATATTCCTATTCAGGACTTTACTCCTACTTGGACGACGTGGGCGAGCGGCACAGTGTCCGCTATGCAGCTGGAGCTGGAACCGGTTTCGAGATCTCCAATGCTGTGCCGGACAGTCCATCCACGGTGGCCTACTCCAGTCCCCTGTACAAATCCCATCCCAAAACGCGTGGCAAGATGGCGGTGCAAAGGGGACCAGCAGGCAGCTATAAGCTAATCGCATCTGGTCCGGATCACCGGAGGGCAGAGAGTCGAGCACCCGATGGCCTGGTGCGGGGCACCTACTCCTTCCTGGACGACAAGGGCGTGCAGCGGACAGTGGAGTATATAGCAGGAGCGGGCATTGGCTACAGGGTGGTGCACAACCGCATTGGTCCAGGCACCCACATCAATCCCTCCGTGGCGGATTTCCGTCTGGCAGATCCGGATTTCCGGTTGGCCAATGATTTTGGCAGGGGAGCAGGTGGCGGCTTGGGTCCCAAAGGAGGAGGTGGGGGAGGATCAGGTGCTTctggaggagcaggaggagcagcaggatCAAGTGGGGTTGGAGGTGCTGCAGGCAGGGGTCGTACTCCAAGTAGACCAGGTGGCAAAGAATATCTAAAGCCAGCTGATGGTGGAAGACCAAGAGATCAAGGGGAGGGTGATGGAGACGGGGCAGCAGATGATGATCTCGGATCTCCTGATGATAACCAAGGGGACGATATTGGAATTAGCAGCAGTTCATCTGGTTCCACCAGCTTCAATGGCAAGGAGGATCGAAGGGGATTCCCAGCAGGAAGTTCCCAACGAGGCAGCACCAGATACGATGGTGGGGGCGGTGGGCCCCAGagaggtggtggtggtggtgctggtggtggtAGTAGTGGTTCCACAAGGATCAATGCTAGTGGTTCGAGAAACAGAAACCGTTTTGGTAGTGGTGGAGGAGGAAGTGCCTCTGCTGAGCGGGGAGCAGGAAGAGGAGAAgcagcaggaggaggaggcagTCGTCGAGGAGGTGGAGGTGGTGCCTCCGGCGAAGGCGACTCTGGTCTGGGCTACCTGCCGCCCACAGGTGGATCGGGCACTAGTGCCATTAGCGGACCCGGGGACAACTACCACCTCAACGACGATGATGTGGGCAGTTCGCTGCCTCCACTGGTCACCGCTAACCACCGCatcctggagatcgatcgggATAGGGAGTGGGTCCAACGGCATCGTGACTCGACGGTGATCAAGAACGTGGGCAAATGGTATGTGGGTCTGCCGCCTGGCCAAAGTGTCCGTGCCCATGTCCAAAACATCGATATAGTGCCCCTGGGCGGAAGGATCGGTATCTCGCCCTCGGAGGCACTGCGTCAGGACGAGATCGCCGAGCTGAATGCCTCCAGGGAGCACTGATTGGATCTGTAGTTCGTAGTGCCTAGCCCTAAGTGAT is from Drosophila suzukii chromosome 3, CBGP_Dsuzu_IsoJpt1.0, whole genome shotgun sequence and encodes:
- the Obp73a gene encoding general odorant-binding protein 70 is translated as MRITQLLYILSVVIASIEAVEYLIRFETKKDKCLNPPRTARKVETVIGECQDEVRNKLVNEAYEILKEQVSHKQPPIDPHDDSIDFIWPSAHGVSGGTSIVHPSSPNHYEYLVYDEPEPHRHMARLMKNIRRLDATSSGIYHPTLVPLEDKRIAGCLLHCVYAKNNAIDQKGWPTLDGLVHFYSEGVHEHGFFMATLRSVNLCLRTMTARYGVNRKELPKKGESCDLAFDVFDCISDQITGYCLDQYSRY
- the Cpr73D gene encoding uncharacterized protein Cpr73D isoform X1 encodes the protein MLHLHRHLNFLWFLCALLGYFAHPARAEIEYNTINEDGSFQFRHANDDIGGYYHSALGTPDNTVRGRYGSRSPASGQIEETVYTAGPRGFRVNGPKIHRKMDLAQYPVLPRGSPDDPLADPFDDPSYSFSFRTPDQSRSEENDSGNRIRGLYSYLDDVGERHSVRYAAGAGTGFEISNAVPDSPSTVAYSSPLYKSHPKTRGKMAVQRGPAGSYKLIASGPDHRRAESRAPDGLVRGTYSFLDDKGVQRTVEYIAGAGIGYRVVHNRIGPGTHINPSVADFRLADPDFRLANDFGRGAGGGLGPKGGGGGGSGASGGAGGAAGSSGVGGAAGRGRTPSRPGGKEYLKPADGGRPRDQGEGDGDGAADDDLGSPDDNQGDDIGISSSSSGSTSFNGKEDRRGFPAGSSQRGSTRYDGGGGGPQRGGGGGAGGGSSGSTRINASGSRNRNRFGSGGGGSASAERGAGRGEAAGGGGSRRGGGGGASGEGDSGLGYLPPTGGSGTSAISGPGDNYHLNDDDVGSSLPPLVTANHRILEIDRDREWVQRHRDSTVIKNVGKWYVGLPPGQSVRAHVQNIDIVPLGGRIGISPSEALRQDEIAELNASREH
- the Cpr73D gene encoding uncharacterized protein Cpr73D isoform X2, producing the protein MDLAQYPVLPRGSPDDPLADPFDDPSYSFSFRTPDQSRSEENDSGNRIRGLYSYLDDVGERHSVRYAAGAGTGFEISNAVPDSPSTVAYSSPLYKSHPKTRGKMAVQRGPAGSYKLIASGPDHRRAESRAPDGLVRGTYSFLDDKGVQRTVEYIAGAGIGYRVVHNRIGPGTHINPSVADFRLADPDFRLANDFGRGAGGGLGPKGGGGGGSGASGGAGGAAGSSGVGGAAGRGRTPSRPGGKEYLKPADGGRPRDQGEGDGDGAADDDLGSPDDNQGDDIGISSSSSGSTSFNGKEDRRGFPAGSSQRGSTRYDGGGGGPQRGGGGGAGGGSSGSTRINASGSRNRNRFGSGGGGSASAERGAGRGEAAGGGGSRRGGGGGASGEGDSGLGYLPPTGGSGTSAISGPGDNYHLNDDDVGSSLPPLVTANHRILEIDRDREWVQRHRDSTVIKNVGKWYVGLPPGQSVRAHVQNIDIVPLGGRIGISPSEALRQDEIAELNASREH